The Argentina anserina chromosome 3, drPotAnse1.1, whole genome shotgun sequence genome includes a region encoding these proteins:
- the LOC126788765 gene encoding uncharacterized protein LOC126788765 has protein sequence MCCPGRVCMCCTCLILVVILVGLLFGFGVFKNGFHKLKDTVNYCDPDVHGSLCGSRPFLGYAAPPYY, from the coding sequence atGTGCTGCCCGGGAAGAGTGTGCATGTGCTGCACGTGCCTGATTCTGGTGGTGATACTTGTCGGGTTGCTGTTTGGGTTCGGAGTCTTCAAGAACGGGTTTCACAAGCTGAAAGACACCGTGAATTATTGCGACCCGGATGTTCATGGGTCTCTGTGTGGCAGCAGACCCTTCTTGGGTTACGCTGCTCCTCCTTACTACTAA
- the LOC126789305 gene encoding protein DNA-DAMAGE INDUCIBLE 1, translated as MKITVMTADEQIISLDVDPHETVENVKALLEVETRVLLQNQQLLYNGREVRNAEKLSALGVKDDDLIMMVPSAVSSASSNTLRFNPDGSAVDPGAFQQQIRSDSNAVAQLFQSNPEFAQAILGDDLNRLQEVLRQLHREKLEHQRQQEEENALHFADPFDVETQKKIEAAIRQKGIDENWAAAVEHNPESFARVIMLYVDMEVNGVPIKAFVDSGAQSTIISKSCAERCGLLRLLDQRFKGIAHGVGQTEILGRIHVAPIKIGNNFYPCSFSVLDATNMEFLFGLDMLRKHQCSIDLKDNVLRVGGGEVSVPFLQEKDLPSQFRDEKVLSKETSSSGAPVISGTTDKSKNVSTGGQSSGGAHPDTSQAPDFEAKVAKLVELGFGRDAVIQALKFFDGNEEQAAGFLFGG; from the exons ATGAAGATCACAGTAATGACCGCCGATGAGCAGATCATCTCCTTAGACGTCGACCCTCATGAGACT GTTGAAAACGTGAAGGCTCTTCTGGAAGTGGAG ACCAGGGTGCTGCTTCAGAATCAGCAGCTGCTCTATAATGGTAGGGAGGTTAGGAATGCCGAGAAACTGAGTGCGCTCGGTGTCAAAGATGATGACTTGATCATGATGGTACCCAGTGCCGTGTCCAG TGCTTCCAGCAATACACTGAGATTCAATCCAGACGGGTCAGCTGTTGATCCAGGAGCTTTCCAGCAGCAGATTAGGAGTGATTCTAATGCAGTGGCACAGTTGTTTCAG AGTAATCCTGAATTCGCACAAGCTATTCTTGGAGACGATCTCAATAGACTGCAGGAAGTATTAAGACAGCTTCACCGTGAAAAACTTGAACATCAACGACAGCAAGAGGAGGAGAAT GCTCTTCATTTTGCAGATCCTTTTGATGTTGAAACCCAGAAGAAGATTGAAGCTGCTATTCGCCAG AAAGGAATTGATGAAAATTGGGCTGCAGCTGTTGAACATAACCCGGAATCTTTTGCAAGGGTG ATTATGTTGTATGTTGACATGGAAGTTAATGGTGTCCCCATCAAG GCATTTGTTGACAGTGGAGCACAGTCAACAATTATATCAAAAAGCTGTGCTGAACGTTGTGG ATTGTTGAGGCTATTAGATCAACGTTTCAAAGGTATTGCTCACGGCGTTGGTCAAACAGAGATATTGGGTCGAATACACGTAGCTCCTATCAAG ATTGGGAATAATTTTTACCCCTGCTCCTTCTCGGTACTGGATGCAACCAATATGGAGTTCCTCTTTGGGTTAGATATGCTTCGAAAGCATCAG TGCAGTATAGACTTGAAGGATAATGTGTTGAGAGTTGGCGGGGGCGAAGTCTCTGTGCCATTTTTACAAG AGAAAGACTTACCATCTCAGTTTCGGGATGAAAAAGTGTTATCCAAGGAAACATCCAGCTCAGGAGCTCCT GTGATATCTGGAACTACAGATAAAAGCAAGAATGTATCAACTGGAGGGCAATCATCTG GGGGTGCTCATCCTGATACAAGTcag GCACCTGATTTTGAAGCGAAAGTTGCAAAGCTTGTTGAGCTTGGGTTCGGGAGAGATGCAGTAATACAAGCTCTCAAATTTTTTGATGGCAATGAAGAACAAGCTGCAGGTTTTCTCTTTGGCGGCTGA
- the LOC126789303 gene encoding subtilisin-like protease SBT5.4 produces MELSSFSPVVLLSALLVSLLQTPTLSIEKPYIVYLGAHSHGSNPSFTDLDFIRNSHCDFLGSFLRSNKSAKDAIFYSYTRHINGFAAILEEEEAAQIAEDPNVISVFLNKGRKVQTTRSWNFLGLETNGLIPSDSIWKKARFGEDTIIANIDTGVWPESKSFSDEGLGPIPSKWRGICQKDTMQVHCNRKLIGTRYFNNGIAMYAGPLNSSYYTVRDYDGHGSHTLSTAAGGFVPGVSVFGNGNGTTKGGSPQSRVAAYKVCWPPVEGNGCFEADILAAFDAAISDGVDVISVSLGGGTEEFFNDGIAIGSFHAIKKGIVVVTAAGNAGPDPGTVLHLSPWLLTVGASTIDREFTSYVTLGNKKQLKGASLSSKGLPSHMFYPLISAADARDADASTREAELCNDGALDPRKVQGKILVCLQEYDEHERTAKSQQAYVAGAVGMILVNDEKSGNDVVADPHVLPVSHLNYTDGKHVLDYIKYTKTPVAYLTPVKTELGTKPAPLVAPFSSRGPNLLEQAILKPDIIAPGVSIIAAYTEATGPTYQLSDTRRVPFNVQSGTSMACPHVSGVVGLLRTLHPDWSPAAIKSAIMTTATTHDNSNEMMFDSSYLKATPFDYGAGHIQPNNATDPGLIYNLTTIDYLNFLCARGYNATMIKLFSGSPFRCPKSFRLGDFNYPAITVPNLGEQLVTVARREVTNVGLPGTYEVWAKAPPGVEVSITPKSMKFESVGEVKKFEVIFKPKVQGEPRGYAFGELLWSDGKHNVKSPLAVKHY; encoded by the exons ATGGAGCTTTCATCTTTTTCTCCCGTAGTATTATTATCAGCACTCTTGGTTTCTCTATTGCAGACACCTACCCTTTCCATAGAAAAA CCATATATTGTGTATTTGGGAGCACATTCTCATGGTTCAAACCCATCATTCACTGATCTCGACTTCATCAGAAATTCTCACTGTGATTTTTTGGGGTCATTCTTGAGAAG CAATAAAAGTGCCAAAGATGCAATTTTCTACTCCTACACCAGACACATTAATGGTTTTGCTGCAATTcttgaagaggaagaagctGCTCAGATTGCTG AAGATCCAAATGTGATATCAGTTTTCCTAAACAAGGGAAGAAAGGTGCAAACTACCCGGTCATGGAACTTTCTTGGATTAGAGACAAATGGACTAATTCCTTCCGACTCCATTTGGAAGAAAGCAAGATTTGGTGAAGATACAATAATTGCAAACATCGATACTG GTGTTTGGCCAGAATCAAAAAGCTTCAGTGATGAAGGATTGGGACCTATCCCTTCCAAGTGGCGTGGAATTTGTCAAAAAGACACAATGCAAGTTCATTGCAACAG AAAGCTGATTGGAACTAGGTACTTTAATAATGGTATTGCCATGTATGCCGGTCCTCTCAACTCGTCCTATTACACTGTTCGGGACTACGATGGTCATGGATCACATACCCTATCCACGGCTGCGGGTGGCTTTGTTCCAGGAGTCAGTGTTTTTGGCAATGGCAATGGAACCACCAAGGGTGGCTCTCCTCAATCCCGTGTTGCTGCATATAAGGTATGCTGGCCACCAGTTGAAGGTAATGGATGCTTCGAGGCAGACATCTTAGCTGCCTTTGATGCTGCCATAAGTGATGGTGTCGATGTAATCTCTGTGTCTCTTGGTGGAGGAACAGAGGAGTTCTTCAACGATGGAATTGCAATAGGGTCGTTCCATGCAATTAAAAAAGGCATTGTTGTGGTTACTGCAGCTGGAAACGCTGGACCGGATCCAGGTACAGTGTTACACTTGTCGCCATGGTTATTAACAGTCGGTGCAAGCACAATTGATCGAGAGTTCACAAGCTATGTTACTCTCGGAAACAAAAAGCAATTGAAG GGAGCAAGCCTTTCATCTAAAGGATTACCATCACACATGTTTTACCCGTTGATCAGTGCTGCAGATGCGAGAGACGCTGATGCATCCACTAGAGAAGC AGAACTTTGCAATGATGGAGCCCTTGATCCTAGGAAAGTACAAGGAAAGATTTTGGTTTGCCTTCAAGAGTACGATGAACATGAAAGAACTGCAAAGAGCCAGCAGGCTTATGTTGCAGGTGCTGTAGGAATGATCTTGGTTAATGATGAGAAAAGTGGAAACGATGTTGTGGCTGATCCTCATGTGCTCCCTGTTTCACATCTCAACTACACTGACGGCAAACATGTCTTGGATTACATTAAATATACCAA AACTCCTGTGGCTTACCTCACTCCAGTAAAGACTGAATTGGGAACAAAGCCAGCTCCTCTTGTAGCTCCGTTTTCATCAAGGGGACCTAATCTTTTGGAGCAGGCAATCTTAAAG CCTGATATCATTGCACCTGGGGTGAGCATAATTGCTGCTTATACTGAAGCAACAGGGCCAACTTATCAGTTATCTGATACTCGCCGGGTTCCTTTTAATGTTCAATCCGGCACTTCAATGGCGTGCCCTCATGTATCAGGAGTAGTAGGGCTTCTGAGGACACTCCATCCGGATTGGAGTCCAGCAGCTATTAAATCTGCCATCATGACAACTG CTACAACACACGATAACAGCAATGAAATGATGTTTGACTCGTCTTATCTCAAGGCAACACCATTTGATTATGGTGCGGGACACATTCAACCGAACAACGCAACGGACCCGGGACTAATCTATAACCTAACAACAATTGATTACTTGAATTTCTTATGTGCTCGGGGATACAACGCAACGATGATCAAATTGTTCTCTGGTTCACCTTTCAGATGTCCCAAGTCTTTCAGACTAGGAGACTTCAACTACCCAGCAATTACAGTTCCTAATCTCGGTGAACAGTTAGTGACTGTTGCTAGAAGAGAGGTCACAAATGTAGGATTACCAGGCACATACGAAGTGTGGGCCaaggcaccaccaggagtagAGGTTTCGATTACACCTAAAAGCAtgaaatttgagagtgtcggTGAAGTGAAAAAGTTCGAAGTTATATTCAAGCCCAAGGTTCAGGGTGAGCCTCGAGGGTATGCATTTGGAGAGTTGCTGTGGTCAGATGGTAAGCACAATGTAAAGAGTCCTCTTGCAGTGAAGCACTACTAG
- the LOC126789304 gene encoding LOW QUALITY PROTEIN: subtilisin-like protease SBT5.3 (The sequence of the model RefSeq protein was modified relative to this genomic sequence to represent the inferred CDS: inserted 1 base in 1 codon), whose amino-acid sequence MGHSSLLPPFLLSLLLYSLFQTPADAAKQSYIVYLGAQSHGLNPTDAELEATTDSHYDLLGTVLGSNERAQEAMFYSYTSNINGFAAILDEQEASQIAKDPNVVSIFPNRRLKLHTTHSWEFLGLEDKLGVPRHGSLWKKAKFGEDTIIGNLDTGVWPESESFNDIGFGPVPSKWRGACRFDTEDKVRCNRKLIGARYFNKGYFAYAKANNDTIPSNVMVSPRDQEGHGSHTLSTAGGSFVPGANVFGHGNGTAKGGSPKGRVAAYKVCWPSIGETEGGCFTADIMAAFDAAISDGVDVLSLSLGGDPVEFFEDGIAIGSFHADKHGIVVVCSAGNSGPSPSTVSNVAPWMLTVGASTLDREFTSYLSFGKGKHLKGTSLSSKSLPSNKFYHVISGAVAKAATALPENSLLCLNGTLDPKKVKGKIVVCVRGTNGRTEKGEVAALAGAVGMVLINDEESGNELIADPHVLPATHLTYADGKVVFKYLNSTKTPFALITPVKTVEGTKPAPFMAAFSSRGPSAIEPSILKPDIIAPGVDIIAAYTGAVSPTGSKNDKRRPLYITESGTSMSCPHISGIVGLLKTIXPSWSPAAIRSAIITTARRRDNNQESILDSTKVPATPLAYGAGHVNPNRAANPGLVYDLTTDDHLNFLCAHGYNASVKVFSNKPVKCSNTSSPPDINYPTIAVPNLQDKPITISRRVKNVGTPGTYAAHVNAPAGVSVLVHPSKLTFKSIGEELEFKLTLKANSKVRNPNYVFGELKWSDGKHIVRSPIAVMQY is encoded by the exons ATGGGACATTCTTCACTTCTGCCTCCTTTTCTTCTGTCTCTTCTTCTCTACTCTCTGTTTCAGACGCCGGCAGATGCAGCCAAACAG TCTTACATTGTGTACTTGGGAGCACAAAGCCATGGCCTGAACCCTACAGACGCTGAACTCGAAGCCACAACGGATTCCCACTATGATTTGCTTGGAACTGTTTTGGGAAG CAATGAGAGGGCCCAAGAAGCAATGTTTTACTCCTATACTAGTAACATCAATGGCTTTGCTGCAATTTTAGATGAACAAGAGGCTTCACAGATTGCAA AGGATCCAAATGTTGTGTCTATTTTTCCAAACAGAAGACTAAAATTGCATACAACTCATTCATGGGAGTTTTTGGGACTAGAAGATAAACTCGGAGTACCTCGTCACGGTTCGCTTTGGAAGAAAGCCAAGTTTGGTGAAGATACAATCATTGGAAACCTTGACACTG GTGTCTGGCCGGAATCAGAGAGCTTTAACGATATTGGATTTGGACCAGTCCCATCCAAGTGGCGTGGAGCTTGTCGGTTTGACACCGAAGACAAAGTTCGTTGCAATAG GAAGCTGATCGGAGCAAGGTACTTCAACAAAGGCTACTTCGCGTATGCCAAAGCCAATAATGACACCATTCCATCTAATGTCATGGTCTCGCCACGCGACCAGGAAGGCCATGGCTCACATACCCTTTCAACAGCTGGTGGTAGCTTTGTGCCAGGGGCCAATGTTTTTGGTCATGGCAATGGCACTGCTAAAGGTGGATCCCCGAAAGGTCGTGTTGCTGCTTACAAAGTTTGCTGGCCAAGTATTGGTGAAACAGAAGGAGGGTGTTTCACTGCAGACATCATGGCAGCCTTTGATGCCGCAATCAGTGACGGTGTTGATGTTCTTTCCTTGTCTCTCGGTGGTGATCCTGTAGAGTTTTTCGAGGATGGGATCGCAATAGGGTCATTCCATGCGGATAAGCATGGAATCGTTGTGGTGTGCTCAGCCGGCAATTCAGGACCTTCCCCGAGTACAGTATCTAATGTGGCACCTTGGATGTTAACAGTTGGAGCTAGCACCCTTGATCGCGAGTTCACTAGTTATCTATCCTTTGGAAAGGGAAAGCATCTGAAG GGAACAAGTCTTTCCTCTAAAAGTTTGCCGTCTAACAAGTTTTATCATGTTATAAGTGGTGCCGTTGCTAAAGCAGCTACTGCGCTTCCTGAAAATTC CTTGCTGTGTTTGAATGGAACCCTCGACCCAAAGAAGGTGAAGGGAAAAATCGTGGTCTGCGTACGTGGGACGAATGGGAGAACAGAAAAGGGAGAGGTAGCTGCTCTTGCTGGGgctgttggaatggttttgATTAATGATGAGGAAAGTGGAAATGAACTTATAGCTGATCCTCATGTGCTCCCGGCTACACATCTCACTTATGCTGATGGAAAAGTTGTCTTTAAGTACCTCAATTCTACCAA AACCCCATTTGCTCTCATTACTCCTGTCAAGACGGTAGAAGGAACAAAGCCAGCTCCATTTATGGCTGCATTCTCATCTCGGGGACCAAGTGCCATTGAGCCATCAATCCTTAAG CCTGACATCATAGCACCAGGAGTGGATATAATTGCTGCTTATACTGGAGCAGTTAGTCCAACTGGTTCAAAGAATGACAAGCGTCGCCCACTTTACATTACAGAATCTGGAACTTCTATGTCATGCCCTCATATATCTGGAATTGTTGGTCTTCTGAAAACAA TCCCGTCATGGAGCCCCGCTGCCATTAGATCTGCAATCATAACCACAG CAAGAAGACGCGACAACAATCAGGAATCAATTCTCGATTCAACTAAGGTGCCGGCTACACCACTTGCTTATGGTGCAGGCCATGTCAATCCAAATCGTGCAGCAAACCCAGGACTTGTCTATGATTTAACTACTGATGACCACTTGAATTTCTTATGTGCTCACGGATACAATGCATCAGTCAAAGTGTTTTCCAACAAACCAGTCAAATGTTCCAACACTTCTAGCCCTCCTGATATAAACTATCCTACAATTGCAGTTCCTAATCTCCAAGACAAACCGATTACCATTTCTAGAAGAGTGAAGAATGTTGGTACTCCAGGCACATATGCAGCACATGTTAATGCACCAGCAGgagtttctgttttggttcaCCCTAGCAAATTGACATTCAAGTCCATTGGTGAAGAGCTTGAATTCAAGCTCACGCTGAAGGCGAATAGCAAGGTTCGAAATCCAAACTATGTGTTTggagaattgaaatggtccGATGGCAAACACATTGTGAGGAGTCCTATTGCTgtgatgcaatactag
- the LOC126786858 gene encoding BTB/POZ domain-containing protein At1g55760 — translation MSDSAYRVETTSRLAQWRIDNLASCTCRKSDPFKIGKWNWHLSVEKNKVLYVKLYPEISNLTRENPPIASFVIQVVCSVGDRKALIHPEITDKQLKTNEDFVWGIEVPLTGKFIIDVEFLDLKTFSRDGGEPSSIWAGGQTQKQSHATALASLSRMLTEGIHTDITINASDGSIGAHRAVLAARSPVFQSMFSHDLKEKERSTIDICDMSIDACQTFLNYIYGNIGQDEFLIHRLALLRASDKYDISDLKDACLESLLEDIDSKNVLDRLQNASLYELPRLKASCMRYLVKFGKIFDIRDDFNAFLLSADRELISEIFHEVLNTWKGF, via the exons ATGAGCGATTCGGCATACAGAGTCGAAACGACGTCGCGCCTCGCCCAATGGAGGATCGACAACTTGGCTTCGTGCACATGTCGGAAGTCTGATCCTTTCAAGATTGGCAAGTGGAATTG GCACTTATCTGTAGAGAAGAACAAAGTGTTGTATGTAAAATTGTATCCAGAAATCTCAAATTTAACTAGAGAAAACCCTCCCATTGCATCTTTTGTCATACAAGTGGTCTGTTCTGTGGGTGATCGCAAAGCATTAATTCATCCAG AAATTACAGATAAGCAGCTCAAAACAAATGAGGATTTTGTTTGGGGAATTGAAGTTCCCTTGACTGGAAAGTTCATTATAGATGTTGAATTCCTTGATTTGAAAACTTTCTCTCGAGAC GGTGGAGAACCTTCTTCCATCTGGGCTGGAGGGCAGACACAAAAACAGTCGCATGCAACAGCTCTTGCATCCCTCAGCCGAATGTTAACCGAAGGCATCCACACCGACATTACAATAAATGCATCAGATGGAAGCATTGGTGCTCATCGTGCAGTTCTTGCTGCAAGATCACCTGTTTTCCAGAGTATGTTTTCACATGACCTCAAAGAGAAAGAACGCTCCACCATAGACATATGTGACATGTCAATTGATGCGTGtcaaacgtttctaaattatatatatgggaACATTGGGCAAGATGAATTTTTGATCCACAGACTGGCACTTCTTCGTGCTTCTGATAAGTACGACATCTCTGACCTGAAAGACGCCTGCCTTGAGAGCCTTTTGGAAGATATTGATTCAAAGAATGTGCTTGACAGACTCCAAAATGCATCTCTATATGAACTGCCTAGATTGAAAGCTAGCTGCATGCGGTATCTTGTGAAGTTTGGTAAAATATTTGACATCCGTGATGATTTCAATGCATTCTTGCTCTCTGCAGATAGGGAATTAATTTCCGAAATCTTCCATGAAGTGCTTAATACCTGGAAAGGTTTCTGA